One window of Cohnella hashimotonis genomic DNA carries:
- a CDS encoding extracellular solute-binding protein, with translation MKKSLLVVLSGATLLATACSNNGKETNGAASSQPATGASTASASATASEAAKPEKISLRFMVPVGTEFANATLPSADKDFVKQAIEEKFNVDLKLDYMVGGEDYKSKMNVQLAGGDIPDVFIADGAASQKYATDGLLADLTPYLNKEKMPNYYSWVKQEELDSYQLVGGGFNRGILPFMRNQYPAWYVRKDWLDKLKLEMPKSYDEMLEVMRKFTNEDPDGNGKKDTYGFSTSGNGTSVPLEFPQWLANGFVADFQIANDAFVDNRTDLGVQKVIQGIIDMTNEGIVDPDWFLSKYPGHLDKAAQNKIGIIFSGEKNAALEGDANSLQSRTKAIDPNADWQPFNPFPDLPAIWKNGVPETSVMVGKAVAEKNPEKVARAFEVLNWLAGEEGFLLTHYGQEGKHYTKEGNKITLIPEAYNADIANAGNWLGIYRFFTPEEPAVLGLEVSDPRISPRDQAILKTVASYPKHDALPPVSLLPPEGTNIGDFRKEMHRLHVKMIFEDKSAAKWPKYREELMTKYTGRTIFQGYTDQINAVLKDKKLNAFK, from the coding sequence TTGAAAAAGTCATTGCTCGTCGTATTATCGGGGGCGACCTTGCTGGCTACGGCCTGCTCGAACAATGGAAAAGAGACAAACGGGGCGGCCTCGAGCCAGCCCGCGACCGGCGCGAGCACGGCGTCGGCATCGGCGACCGCGTCCGAAGCGGCCAAGCCGGAGAAAATCAGCTTGCGCTTCATGGTGCCGGTCGGCACGGAATTCGCCAACGCTACGCTTCCTTCGGCGGACAAAGACTTCGTCAAGCAGGCGATCGAAGAAAAGTTCAACGTGGATCTGAAGCTCGACTACATGGTCGGCGGCGAAGATTACAAGAGCAAGATGAACGTCCAACTGGCCGGAGGCGATATTCCCGACGTGTTCATCGCGGACGGCGCCGCGTCCCAGAAGTACGCGACCGACGGCCTTCTGGCCGACCTGACGCCATACCTGAACAAGGAAAAGATGCCGAACTACTACAGCTGGGTCAAACAGGAGGAGCTCGATTCGTACCAACTGGTAGGCGGCGGCTTCAACCGCGGCATCCTGCCTTTCATGCGCAACCAGTATCCCGCTTGGTACGTGCGCAAGGATTGGCTCGACAAGCTCAAGCTCGAGATGCCGAAGTCGTACGACGAGATGCTCGAGGTCATGCGAAAATTCACCAACGAGGATCCGGACGGCAACGGAAAAAAGGATACGTACGGCTTCTCGACGTCGGGCAACGGCACAAGCGTGCCGCTCGAGTTTCCGCAATGGCTGGCAAACGGCTTCGTGGCCGACTTCCAAATCGCGAACGACGCATTCGTGGACAACCGGACGGACCTGGGCGTGCAGAAGGTCATTCAAGGCATCATCGATATGACGAACGAAGGCATCGTCGATCCGGACTGGTTCCTCAGCAAATACCCGGGACATCTGGACAAAGCCGCGCAAAATAAGATCGGCATCATCTTTAGCGGCGAAAAGAACGCGGCGCTCGAAGGCGATGCGAACAGCTTGCAATCCCGCACGAAAGCGATCGATCCGAACGCGGACTGGCAGCCGTTCAATCCGTTCCCGGACCTGCCGGCGATCTGGAAAAACGGCGTGCCGGAAACCTCGGTCATGGTCGGCAAAGCGGTCGCCGAGAAAAATCCGGAGAAAGTCGCGCGCGCCTTCGAAGTGCTGAACTGGCTGGCCGGCGAAGAAGGATTCCTGCTGACTCACTACGGTCAGGAAGGCAAGCATTATACGAAAGAAGGCAATAAAATCACGCTCATTCCCGAAGCGTACAACGCGGACATCGCGAACGCAGGCAACTGGCTAGGCATTTACCGCTTCTTCACGCCGGAGGAACCTGCCGTACTCGGCCTCGAGGTAAGCGATCCGCGCATCTCGCCGCGCGACCAGGCGATCTTGAAGACGGTCGCTTCGTATCCGAAGCACGACGCGCTCCCGCCGGTCTCGCTGCTGCCGCCGGAAGGCACCAACATCGGCGACTTCCGCAAAGAAATGCACCGCCTGCACGTCAAGATGATCTTCGAGGACAAGAGCGCCGCCAAGTGGCCCAAGTACCGCGAAGAGCTGATGACGAAGTATACCGGCAGAACGATTTTCCAGGGCTATACCGACCAGATCAACGCCGTGCTGAAGGACAAAAAGCTGAACGCATTCAAGTAA
- a CDS encoding ABC transporter permease yields MNQTLAQTKQPTAPLKSAARRKSFASLYRGRWMILMMIPGLLYYLLFHYLPMAGILIAFQDYNLMKGIWKSPWVGFEHFRTMFQSPDFPQIMKNTLLISIYRMIFNMIPDMLLALLLNEIRSKWFKKVVQSITYGPHFLSWIIVYGIVFSFFAPGAGLVTTLFREWGWGELNLLTDPDYFRPLLVVSDLWKNVGFGAIIYLAALGSINPELYEAAAVDGAGRWRKMWNITLPGIRSVFVLLLILRMGSILDAGFDQVYIFLNARVFGVGDIIDTWVFRQGLEQLNFSIAAATGVFKSLIGLIFILGANKIAKKVGGSGIW; encoded by the coding sequence ATGAACCAAACCCTAGCGCAAACGAAGCAACCGACGGCCCCCTTGAAAAGCGCCGCCAGGCGCAAGTCGTTCGCAAGCTTGTATCGCGGCAGATGGATGATTCTCATGATGATTCCCGGTTTGCTCTATTATTTATTGTTTCACTATTTGCCCATGGCGGGCATTCTGATCGCCTTTCAGGATTACAACCTGATGAAAGGCATATGGAAGAGCCCTTGGGTCGGATTCGAACATTTTAGGACCATGTTCCAATCGCCCGATTTTCCCCAAATCATGAAAAATACGCTGCTCATCAGCATCTATCGCATGATCTTCAACATGATCCCCGATATGCTGCTGGCGCTGCTGCTGAACGAGATTCGTTCCAAGTGGTTTAAAAAGGTCGTGCAGTCGATCACGTACGGACCGCACTTCCTGTCCTGGATTATCGTGTACGGCATCGTCTTTTCCTTTTTCGCGCCCGGCGCCGGCCTGGTCACGACGCTGTTTCGCGAATGGGGATGGGGCGAACTGAACCTGCTGACCGATCCGGATTATTTCCGTCCGCTGCTCGTCGTCTCCGATCTGTGGAAAAACGTAGGCTTCGGGGCGATTATTTATTTGGCCGCGCTCGGTTCGATCAATCCGGAGCTGTACGAGGCGGCGGCGGTGGACGGCGCGGGCAGATGGCGGAAAATGTGGAATATCACGCTGCCGGGCATCCGATCGGTATTCGTGCTGCTGCTGATTTTGCGGATGGGCAGCATTCTGGACGCCGGCTTCGATCAAGTATATATCTTCCTGAATGCCAGGGTATTCGGCGTCGGAGATATCATCGACACCTGGGTATTCCGTCAGGGGCTCGAGCAGCTGAACTTCAGCATTGCCGCCGCCACCGGCGTGTTCAAATCCTTGATCGGCCTGATCTTTATTCTGGGCGCGAATAAAATAGCCAAAAAAGTCGGAGGTTCGGGCATATGGTAA
- a CDS encoding carbohydrate ABC transporter permease has product MVTKTDRIVDGALYVFLGLFALSTLFPLYFVVVMSITPYTEVLRNGGFVIWPSAVTLEAYEQILASARIPDALRITLIVTIVATAINLIVTTLLAYPLSKKSTPGRNGILLAIIFTMLFNGGLIPTYMVIRELGLYNTIWAMIIPGTVSTFNFLIMKTYFEGLPQEIEEAARIDGCGEIATLWRIVLPLSAPILATIGLFYGVGHWNEYFKGIMYVSDKDLAPIQVVLRNMIQTPSVSQELSLNASKVAQLPPETIKMATVTVAIMPIVLVYPFLQKYFTKGVMIGAIKG; this is encoded by the coding sequence ATGGTAACGAAAACGGACCGTATCGTCGACGGCGCGCTCTACGTCTTCCTTGGATTGTTTGCCTTGTCGACGCTGTTCCCGCTGTACTTCGTGGTCGTCATGTCCATCACGCCGTATACCGAGGTGCTTCGCAACGGCGGCTTCGTCATCTGGCCGAGCGCCGTGACGTTGGAGGCCTACGAACAGATTCTCGCGAGCGCCCGGATTCCCGATGCGCTTCGGATTACCTTAATCGTCACGATCGTCGCCACCGCGATCAATCTGATCGTGACGACGCTGCTTGCCTACCCGTTGTCGAAGAAATCGACGCCGGGGCGCAACGGGATTTTGCTCGCGATCATATTCACCATGCTGTTCAACGGGGGACTGATCCCGACCTACATGGTTATACGCGAGCTTGGGCTCTACAACACCATCTGGGCGATGATCATCCCCGGCACGGTATCCACGTTTAACTTCCTGATCATGAAAACGTACTTCGAAGGGCTGCCGCAGGAGATCGAAGAGGCGGCGCGGATCGACGGCTGCGGCGAGATCGCGACGCTCTGGCGCATCGTGCTGCCGCTGTCGGCGCCGATCCTGGCCACCATCGGACTCTTCTACGGCGTCGGCCACTGGAACGAATATTTTAAAGGCATCATGTACGTCTCGGATAAGGATCTGGCGCCGATCCAGGTGGTTCTGCGCAACATGATTCAGACGCCGAGCGTAAGTCAGGAGCTGTCGCTGAATGCCTCCAAGGTGGCGCAGCTGCCGCCGGAGACGATCAAGATGGCTACGGTGACGGTTGCGATTATGCCGATCGTGCTCGTGTATCCTTTCTTGCAGAAGTACTTCACCAAAGGGGTCATGATCGGCGCGATCAAAGGATAG
- a CDS encoding cache domain-containing sensor histidine kinase has translation MIPILPRLANAFRSSVQLRLTSYFLIILLPLVAVSIFASLRSERILERKVNEQTVVALSSAMEAIDLTMDNLENMSMALATDTNLIELLNLTDPQLTGEMNLDFQKVLVQLSNMKSANSYLTQLSIYHAYSHTVLSSKFGGRRVDELPGQAWYAELMQSRGKSRLLVPKPDEFNSYQKLDQTFQPGYVSLLRMMDPFKPGDRKSVLMITLDAAHLRKHLDTLVDGTDESVYLTTADDRLIVGAGSAGKTLPVWDADGDIVTVKPSAKSGKSEMLVRYRSPSSGWTVVLVKPASSMYAETDQLRTFMYAIIGISVLLTIVISWIVYRGIASPLGSLAYGMKQVRMGRLDTNLPNKREDEFGYLMSAFNDMALEQKNLIENIYEQQLLRLKAELRVLQSQINPHFLYNTLDSIYSMAENYEAEEISEMALNLSKFFRLSLSKGQDEFTVEETIEHLRYYLRVQELRFIDKLSVDIRIDEACKPHPVLKLLLQPIVENAILHGLEQKKKDGVVRIDGRLEAGRLRLAVSDNGKGIPPDRLRYIRDELDRLYAHAGQAWDQELKRKDLYGLWNVKARLKLYYGDSAELTVDSIENEGTTVALWIPIGGAHESDDRGRRASAS, from the coding sequence ATGATCCCCATCTTACCGAGACTTGCGAACGCTTTCCGCAGCTCCGTGCAGCTGCGGCTCACCAGCTATTTTCTAATCATTCTCCTGCCGCTGGTCGCGGTCAGCATATTCGCCAGTCTGCGCTCCGAGCGGATCCTGGAGCGCAAGGTCAACGAGCAGACGGTCGTGGCGCTGTCCTCCGCGATGGAAGCCATCGACTTGACGATGGACAATCTCGAGAATATGTCGATGGCGCTCGCCACGGATACGAACCTGATCGAGCTGCTGAACCTGACGGACCCGCAGCTGACCGGCGAGATGAACCTGGATTTTCAGAAGGTGCTCGTACAGCTGTCCAACATGAAGTCGGCAAACAGTTATCTCACTCAATTATCGATCTATCATGCGTATTCGCACACCGTCCTGTCCTCGAAATTCGGCGGCAGGAGAGTGGACGAGCTCCCCGGGCAGGCTTGGTATGCCGAATTGATGCAGTCGCGCGGCAAAAGCCGTCTCCTCGTGCCGAAGCCGGACGAGTTCAACTCTTATCAGAAGCTGGACCAGACCTTTCAGCCGGGCTACGTCAGCTTGCTTCGTATGATGGATCCGTTCAAGCCGGGGGATCGCAAAAGCGTGCTGATGATCACCCTGGACGCCGCGCATCTGCGCAAGCATCTCGATACGCTCGTCGACGGGACGGACGAAAGCGTCTATCTGACGACGGCCGACGACCGGCTGATCGTGGGGGCGGGCTCGGCGGGCAAGACGTTGCCGGTCTGGGATGCGGACGGCGACATCGTGACCGTTAAGCCGTCGGCCAAAAGCGGAAAAAGCGAAATGCTCGTACGGTACCGGTCCCCGTCGTCCGGCTGGACCGTCGTCCTCGTCAAGCCGGCTTCGTCTATGTATGCCGAGACCGATCAGCTTCGGACGTTCATGTACGCGATCATCGGCATCAGCGTGCTGCTCACGATCGTCATCTCCTGGATCGTCTATCGCGGCATCGCATCGCCGCTCGGATCGCTGGCATACGGGATGAAGCAGGTGCGGATGGGGCGCCTCGACACGAATCTTCCGAACAAGCGGGAGGACGAGTTCGGCTACCTGATGAGCGCCTTCAACGATATGGCGCTCGAGCAGAAAAACCTGATCGAAAACATCTACGAGCAGCAGCTGCTTCGGCTGAAGGCAGAGCTGCGCGTTCTGCAGTCGCAGATCAATCCGCATTTCCTGTACAATACGCTGGACTCGATCTACAGTATGGCCGAAAATTACGAAGCCGAAGAAATCTCGGAGATGGCGCTTAATCTTTCGAAGTTTTTCCGGCTGAGCCTGAGCAAAGGACAGGACGAATTCACGGTCGAAGAGACGATCGAGCATCTGCGCTATTACTTGCGCGTGCAGGAGCTGCGGTTCATCGACAAGCTGTCCGTCGACATCCGGATCGACGAGGCATGCAAGCCGCATCCCGTCCTGAAGCTGCTGCTGCAGCCGATCGTCGAGAATGCGATCCTGCACGGGCTGGAGCAGAAAAAGAAGGACGGCGTCGTGCGGATCGACGGCCGGCTGGAGGCGGGAAGGCTCCGTCTCGCGGTGTCGGACAATGGAAAAGGGATTCCCCCGGACAGACTGCGCTATATCAGAGACGAGCTTGATCGCCTGTACGCGCATGCGGGGCAGGCCTGGGATCAGGAGCTGAAACGGAAGGACCTGTACGGCCTATGGAACGTAAAAGCGAGACTCAAGCTGTACTACGGCGATTCGGCCGAATTGACCGTCGACAGCATCGAAAACGAGGGAACCACCGTCGCGCTGTGGATCCCGATCGGAGGCGCCCATGAATCTGATGATCGTGGAAGACGAGCTTCGGCTTCTTAA